The following proteins are co-located in the Pseudoalteromonas sp. N1230-9 genome:
- a CDS encoding thioesterase family protein produces the protein MNLYFRLILLFFKIKRNRDYQQLLDTIDIDFKALPSDCDINFHLTNSRYLAMMDIARTWMTERVGLLKHIMKRRWFPIVNATAITYIRDIKPMQKYTVSTRLVGWDHKYFYIEQKFHSDRGLHAIAYVRGVFKRKKGVVSVEEMLEVAGFKGVAPILPAEVMHWKEMLEQKKLTNK, from the coding sequence GTGAATCTCTACTTTCGACTTATCTTATTATTTTTTAAAATTAAACGTAATCGTGATTACCAACAATTACTCGATACAATTGATATTGATTTCAAAGCTTTACCGAGCGATTGTGATATCAATTTTCACCTAACTAATTCACGTTACTTGGCAATGATGGATATAGCTCGCACTTGGATGACTGAGCGTGTGGGTTTATTAAAACACATAATGAAACGCCGTTGGTTCCCAATCGTTAATGCCACAGCCATCACATACATTCGTGATATTAAGCCAATGCAAAAGTACACTGTGAGTACTCGCTTAGTTGGCTGGGATCACAAATACTTTTATATCGAACAAAAGTTTCATTCGGATAGAGGTTTACATGCAATTGCTTATGTACGCGGCGTTTTTAAACGAAAAAAAGGTGTAGTCAGTGTTGAAGAAATGCTTGAAGTTGCTGGCTTTAAAGGGGTTGCACCTATTTTGCCTGCCGAGGTTATGCACTGGAAAGAAATGCTAGAACAGAAAAAGTTAACCAATAAATAA
- the bcsR gene encoding BcsR/BcsP family cellulose biosynthesis protein yields the protein MNDYVVKKSTILTQYDIDNLLHQFGGKNQTYIEIVDVEKNRQTIEKYPLIKDIALSVKDTQQVKNINKSTY from the coding sequence ATGAATGATTATGTAGTAAAAAAATCAACTATTTTAACTCAATATGACATTGATAATTTGCTCCATCAGTTTGGTGGAAAAAACCAAACATATATAGAAATAGTTGATGTAGAAAAAAATCGCCAAACAATCGAAAAATATCCTTTAATTAAAGATATCGCTTTATCTGTTAAAGATACACAACAAGTTAAAAATATTAACAAAAGTACATACTAA
- the bcsG gene encoding cellulose biosynthesis protein BcsG: MRLSGLGVWNLYFLIKFFLYSRSDISFDFLANLAFFAFLALSFQQQWLMRIKHVVSVVVGIALFYHDSWLPPISRLTKQAGNVQDFSLGYFFEIVSRVVNIELILALFVLCIVYWYSARWLRYTSLSVIGFAYAYWLSVSVPSDGLITPIVVQNQSTPREESTAVSGASTADTPDQQLQAFYQQQAQLKTQFPVSFNGRPFDVVVLNICSLATADLNAIGVKPRNLFSDFDILFRDFNSATSYSGPAAIRLLRASCGQTSQNKLFEPVDKQCKLFSNLAELGFKTSVALNHDGHFDDFIGLIRQYGGVSVPKLDFSQFSPAQYGFDGKPIYSDGEVLSAWLNEQAAEGSLPRALYYNSISLHDGNQLAGRSRMNSLESYPARQQRLFADIAQFISQLEREGRNVMLVVVPEHGAALKGDKLQFAGLREIPSPAIVSVPAAVKFIGPDIKHSELYEVEKTVSYFALSELISNAMKWDAFSGAVNVQRLVDSLPSAAKVAENQDTVMMYIKGQPYIQLDGAEWTKYPNN; encoded by the coding sequence GTGAGGCTTTCAGGTTTAGGTGTTTGGAACTTATATTTCCTTATAAAGTTTTTTCTCTATAGTCGCTCAGATATCTCGTTTGACTTTTTAGCTAATTTAGCCTTTTTTGCTTTTTTGGCCTTATCTTTTCAGCAGCAATGGTTGATGCGTATTAAGCATGTTGTGAGTGTTGTTGTCGGCATTGCATTGTTTTATCACGATTCATGGTTACCCCCCATATCACGACTCACAAAGCAGGCGGGGAATGTCCAAGATTTTAGCTTAGGTTACTTTTTTGAAATAGTGTCGCGGGTGGTGAATATTGAGCTGATTCTGGCGTTATTTGTGCTATGTATAGTGTATTGGTATAGCGCTAGATGGCTCAGGTACACGAGCTTGTCTGTGATTGGGTTTGCATATGCTTATTGGCTAAGTGTGTCAGTGCCAAGCGATGGCTTAATTACCCCCATAGTTGTGCAAAATCAGTCAACGCCACGAGAAGAAAGCACAGCCGTATCTGGTGCATCAACAGCTGATACGCCAGATCAACAATTGCAGGCTTTTTATCAACAGCAAGCACAGCTAAAGACTCAGTTTCCAGTGTCTTTCAATGGTCGTCCTTTTGATGTTGTGGTGCTTAACATATGTTCCCTCGCTACGGCTGATTTAAATGCAATTGGTGTTAAGCCGCGTAATCTCTTTAGTGATTTTGATATTTTGTTCCGTGATTTTAACTCTGCTACGTCATACAGTGGTCCTGCTGCTATTCGGCTTTTACGAGCCAGTTGTGGCCAAACCAGCCAAAATAAATTATTTGAACCTGTTGATAAACAATGCAAGTTGTTCAGTAATCTAGCTGAGTTAGGGTTTAAGACCTCTGTCGCTTTAAACCACGATGGTCATTTTGATGATTTCATTGGCTTAATTAGACAGTATGGGGGGGTCTCAGTTCCTAAACTCGATTTTAGTCAGTTTAGTCCCGCTCAGTATGGATTTGATGGTAAGCCTATTTACTCTGATGGTGAGGTTTTGTCTGCTTGGTTAAATGAACAAGCAGCAGAAGGGTCGCTACCAAGAGCACTCTATTATAATTCGATTAGTTTACATGATGGTAATCAGTTAGCTGGGCGTTCACGCATGAATAGTCTTGAAAGTTATCCTGCTAGGCAGCAAAGGTTGTTCGCAGATATTGCTCAGTTTATTTCACAGCTTGAACGTGAAGGTCGAAATGTAATGTTAGTTGTTGTACCTGAGCATGGTGCGGCACTCAAAGGAGATAAGTTACAGTTTGCAGGGCTTCGAGAAATACCCAGCCCTGCGATTGTGTCAGTGCCGGCTGCTGTTAAGTTCATTGGCCCTGATATAAAGCACAGTGAATTATATGAAGTAGAAAAAACAGTGAGTTATTTTGCGTTGTCTGAATTAATCAGTAATGCAATGAAGTGGGATGCTTTTTCAGGTGCTGTGAATGTTCAACGCTTGGTTGATAGCTTACCGAGTGCAGCTAAAGTCGCAGAGAATCAAGACACAGTAATGATGTATATTAAAGGCCAACCATACATTCAATTGGATGGCGCCGAGTGGACTAAATACCCAAACAACTAA
- the bcsQ gene encoding cellulose biosynthesis protein BcsQ, with product MNRVFVKGIKGGTGTTSVVANLACALRKSNENVYVIDLDPKGDVGLHLGLSWEHQLGWSDYSSFHAASCQFHQDNDGIKFLPYGSASLTNLNFTSVIESCEQLKESENAWFLFDCPAHIDVSDYPISEDDIFLEIVNCDAICHSFIYKRLNSLKHATSSWQHYFLINRFNSASELESDLLQLWQSELPLLAPLYINQDEVIKEATAFRNVAINCAPYSVANDDFETLAGWLVSRASNND from the coding sequence ATGAACAGAGTTTTTGTAAAAGGTATTAAAGGTGGAACAGGTACAACATCCGTTGTTGCTAATCTTGCTTGCGCCTTAAGAAAATCTAACGAAAACGTATACGTTATTGACCTTGATCCCAAAGGCGATGTTGGCTTACATCTAGGTCTATCGTGGGAGCACCAATTAGGTTGGAGTGATTATTCCAGCTTTCATGCGGCCAGCTGTCAATTTCATCAAGATAATGATGGTATTAAGTTTTTACCTTATGGCAGTGCTAGCCTCACTAATTTAAACTTTACCTCAGTCATTGAAAGCTGCGAGCAATTAAAAGAATCTGAAAACGCGTGGTTTTTATTTGACTGCCCTGCTCATATTGATGTATCTGATTACCCAATTTCAGAAGACGATATTTTCCTAGAAATTGTAAACTGCGATGCTATTTGCCACAGTTTTATCTATAAGCGCTTAAATTCACTTAAACACGCTACTTCAAGTTGGCAACATTACTTTTTGATAAATCGATTTAACTCTGCCTCTGAGCTTGAATCTGATCTTCTGCAATTATGGCAATCCGAACTTCCTTTACTCGCACCACTGTATATCAACCAAGATGAAGTGATAAAAGAAGCAACAGCATTTCGTAATGTCGCCATTAATTGCGCTCCTTACAGTGTTGCCAATGACGACTTTGAAACATTAGCGGGCTGGCTGGTAAGTAGAGCGAGTAATAATGACTAA
- the tyrR gene encoding transcriptional regulator TyrR, translating to MRLDIHCADRIGIAQEILNILVSYQVDLKGIEVDSVNCRMYVSFPPIEFEQFQKIMPSIRLIDGVKDVRTTAFLPSEREHNELNTLLRALPDGVISIDAKGWVRLCNDAACRDLQLSENEVIGANINNLLKGFNFTRWLEGKEVLGQTTRVEVAGEDFIADILPISVPQGAEGDVLAGAVINIKSQSRLGQQVSAFRRYGQESFATIHNFSTAMRRVVREARKMAQLEAPILITGETGTGKELLARACHYASNRSVKPFIALSCASLPDDVAESELFGYAGYEENAAPKRGVLEQADGGTVFLDEVGEMSTQLQTKLLRFLQDGTFRKVGDENEVKVNVRIIAATQKDLPAMVQEGTFREDLYYRINVLTLEIAPLRDRKADVGPLAEHFIQKYAQQNGHSVPVLSDDCLSFLQDYPWPGNVRQLENAIYRAVSLLDDNELRIEHLQLPTFTHDLGYLESDFEGTLDQAVKRFEATLLRKLYPAYPSSRQLAKRLGLSHTAVANKLRDYGINRKTVKV from the coding sequence ATGCGTTTAGATATTCACTGTGCCGACCGAATTGGTATCGCCCAAGAGATTCTCAATATTTTGGTTAGTTATCAGGTTGATTTAAAAGGTATCGAAGTAGATTCGGTTAATTGCCGAATGTATGTCAGTTTCCCGCCAATAGAGTTTGAGCAATTTCAAAAGATTATGCCATCAATTCGATTAATTGATGGTGTGAAGGATGTCCGAACAACCGCATTTTTGCCTTCTGAGCGTGAGCACAACGAGTTAAACACATTATTAAGAGCCTTGCCAGATGGCGTCATTTCGATTGATGCCAAAGGGTGGGTGCGCTTATGTAATGATGCTGCGTGTCGTGACTTACAGTTGTCTGAAAATGAAGTGATTGGCGCAAACATCAATAACTTATTGAAAGGATTTAACTTTACACGTTGGCTTGAGGGCAAAGAAGTGCTTGGCCAAACAACGCGTGTAGAAGTTGCAGGTGAAGATTTTATTGCTGATATATTACCTATTTCTGTTCCACAAGGAGCTGAGGGTGATGTACTTGCCGGTGCGGTTATAAATATTAAGTCTCAAAGTCGTTTAGGCCAGCAGGTGAGTGCGTTTCGACGTTATGGTCAAGAAAGCTTTGCGACTATTCATAATTTTAGTACTGCTATGCGTCGTGTGGTTAGAGAAGCACGCAAGATGGCACAACTTGAAGCGCCGATATTAATTACCGGTGAAACAGGCACAGGTAAAGAGTTGTTGGCACGTGCTTGTCACTATGCATCTAATCGCTCGGTTAAACCTTTTATTGCTTTATCCTGTGCATCTTTACCAGATGATGTCGCTGAGTCTGAGCTCTTTGGTTACGCTGGCTATGAAGAAAATGCAGCCCCTAAGCGTGGTGTTTTAGAACAGGCTGATGGCGGCACGGTATTTTTAGATGAAGTTGGCGAGATGTCGACGCAACTACAAACGAAATTACTTCGCTTTTTACAAGACGGTACTTTTCGCAAAGTGGGCGACGAGAACGAAGTAAAAGTAAACGTGCGTATTATTGCAGCGACACAAAAAGATTTACCAGCCATGGTACAAGAGGGCACATTTAGAGAAGATCTTTATTACCGAATCAATGTGCTAACTCTTGAGATAGCGCCACTTCGTGATAGAAAGGCGGATGTAGGACCATTGGCTGAGCACTTTATTCAAAAATATGCACAGCAAAATGGCCACTCAGTGCCTGTATTATCGGATGATTGTTTAAGCTTTTTGCAAGACTACCCATGGCCTGGCAATGTGCGTCAGTTAGAAAATGCGATTTATCGTGCAGTCTCGTTGTTAGATGATAACGAACTTAGAATTGAGCATTTGCAGCTGCCTACATTCACCCACGACCTAGGCTATTTGGAGTCAGACTTTGAAGGTACCTTAGATCAAGCTGTTAAACGCTTTGAGGCCACATTATTGCGAAAGTTATACCCTGCTTATCCAAGCTCCCGTCAGTTGGCTAAACGCTTAGGTCTGAGTCATACTGCGGTTGCTAATAAGCTAAGAGATTACGGCATAAATCGTAAGACCGTAAAGGTCTAA
- the bcsA gene encoding UDP-forming cellulose synthase catalytic subunit codes for MTNKVRVSNTERIMKLCLGLIFTKRIVRFVFFKFHGYFNQHKMSLLGAFMMPFIVLFLSLFFRLDKNRKNNIKKTIKYFYPHVTQPILTPSNCVRIALQSCYLVLFNTATTSQAHIAQEQRKTWRKLIRSARIVRVIDSKLVRFFRRAWLVTKKQQKSKAYQQISTSSLWKNSTLKVTFFTLLIFAVAIFVTVPFSVEAQAVFISLILLVAYSLRRVEGQMATIAMITLSVTTSTRYLWWRYTETLNWGDPLALGLGFGLLLAETYAWLVLILGFFQTINPLSRKPIPLNEDTSSWPTVDIYIPTYNEPLNVVKPTTIAAQSIDWPADKLNIYILDDGKRPEFAEFAEEIGVGYLTRPDNNHAKAGNMNHAMQVTNGQYIAIFDCDHIPARSFLQMTMGQFINDSKVCLVQTPHHFFSADPFERNLKNHRKIPNENMLFYGLIQDGNDMWDATFFCGSCAVLKRSALEEIGGFAVETVTEDAHTALRMQRAGYKTTYINIPQAAGLATDSLSAHVGQRIRWARGMAQIFRLDNPLLGKGLNIAQRLCYLNAMLHFLSGIPRIVFLTAPLALIYLNAQIIYAPFIAIFLYIVPTLLQVKITNSRVQGKYRYSFWGEVYESVLAWYILKPTTVALINPNKGKFNVTEKGGLNSTDHYDWMISKPYIILLLVNVIGMAYGIIRLLFGDTSHIGVLLISMLWASYNIVILGAAVAVAAEAKQVRSSHRIKANFPAAIRLANGRTIKVKITDYSDNGVGLETEHSHLCRVNDKVELLMSRGFKQFSFATYICNTRDKQIGLTLRDLNLEKQKAFIQCTFSRADAWLDWQENFKHDKPSYSFSKVFYTSLRGFKNLIFHAPSELRPLINFITKVLHFVVSLLPKKPTKVFTPS; via the coding sequence ATGACTAATAAGGTTCGGGTGAGTAACACTGAGCGTATTATGAAATTATGCTTAGGACTTATTTTTACAAAGAGAATTGTCCGCTTTGTATTTTTTAAATTTCATGGTTATTTCAATCAACATAAAATGAGTTTGCTTGGGGCATTCATGATGCCCTTTATAGTGTTATTTTTATCGCTATTTTTTAGGCTTGATAAAAACCGTAAAAACAACATAAAAAAGACGATAAAATATTTCTATCCCCATGTTACACAGCCAATTTTAACGCCATCAAATTGCGTCAGAATCGCACTACAAAGCTGTTACTTGGTTTTATTTAACACAGCCACCACTTCTCAAGCACACATTGCCCAAGAACAGCGTAAAACATGGCGAAAGCTCATACGCTCAGCACGGATTGTTCGCGTGATAGACAGCAAGCTAGTGCGCTTTTTTAGGCGAGCTTGGCTTGTAACTAAAAAGCAACAGAAGTCAAAAGCGTATCAACAAATAAGTACTTCAAGTCTGTGGAAAAACAGTACCTTAAAAGTGACATTTTTCACACTCTTAATATTTGCTGTCGCCATTTTTGTCACTGTGCCTTTTAGTGTTGAAGCACAAGCCGTGTTTATTAGTCTTATTTTGTTGGTTGCCTACTCTTTGCGTCGTGTTGAAGGACAAATGGCAACAATTGCAATGATCACCCTGTCTGTCACCACCTCTACTCGCTATTTATGGTGGCGTTACACAGAAACACTTAACTGGGGAGATCCACTTGCATTAGGGTTAGGGTTTGGACTTTTATTAGCAGAAACCTACGCTTGGCTGGTGCTAATTTTAGGCTTTTTTCAAACAATTAACCCTTTAAGCAGAAAACCAATTCCACTTAATGAAGATACATCATCATGGCCAACCGTTGATATCTATATTCCGACCTACAATGAACCATTAAATGTTGTTAAACCAACAACCATTGCTGCACAAAGTATTGATTGGCCGGCTGACAAACTTAACATCTACATTCTGGATGACGGAAAACGTCCTGAGTTTGCTGAATTTGCAGAAGAAATAGGCGTTGGCTATTTAACTCGCCCAGATAATAATCACGCAAAAGCTGGCAATATGAACCATGCAATGCAGGTGACAAACGGCCAATACATCGCGATTTTTGATTGTGACCATATTCCTGCGAGGTCGTTTTTACAAATGACCATGGGCCAATTTATTAATGACAGCAAAGTGTGCTTAGTACAAACACCTCACCACTTTTTTTCTGCGGATCCCTTTGAACGTAATTTAAAAAACCATCGTAAAATTCCTAACGAAAACATGCTATTTTATGGCCTGATCCAAGATGGAAATGACATGTGGGATGCCACCTTTTTCTGTGGTTCTTGTGCAGTATTAAAACGCAGTGCCCTTGAAGAAATTGGCGGATTTGCGGTAGAAACTGTCACCGAAGATGCGCACACAGCACTTAGAATGCAGCGTGCAGGATATAAAACCACCTATATTAATATTCCACAAGCAGCAGGCCTTGCCACTGACAGTTTATCAGCTCATGTTGGTCAACGGATCCGATGGGCTCGAGGGATGGCACAAATTTTTCGTTTAGATAACCCATTACTCGGCAAAGGCTTAAATATTGCTCAACGATTATGCTATCTCAATGCCATGCTGCACTTTTTATCAGGAATACCACGTATTGTGTTTTTAACTGCACCTTTGGCGCTAATTTACCTAAACGCACAAATCATTTACGCTCCTTTTATCGCTATTTTCTTATATATAGTACCCACCTTGCTGCAAGTGAAAATAACGAATTCACGGGTTCAAGGGAAATACCGTTACTCATTCTGGGGTGAAGTATATGAATCAGTTTTAGCCTGGTACATTTTAAAGCCAACCACAGTTGCACTTATAAACCCCAATAAAGGTAAGTTTAATGTCACTGAAAAAGGCGGATTAAATAGTACTGACCACTATGACTGGATGATTTCAAAGCCCTATATAATACTGTTATTAGTAAACGTTATCGGTATGGCGTATGGCATCATCAGATTATTATTCGGTGACACGTCTCATATAGGCGTATTGCTAATTAGTATGTTGTGGGCCAGCTACAATATAGTGATCTTAGGCGCAGCAGTCGCTGTCGCAGCCGAAGCAAAGCAAGTACGTAGCTCGCATAGAATAAAAGCTAACTTCCCTGCCGCAATTCGCCTTGCGAACGGGCGCACCATCAAAGTTAAAATAACGGATTATTCAGACAACGGAGTCGGTTTAGAAACCGAACACAGCCACTTATGTCGGGTCAACGATAAAGTTGAACTCCTTATGAGCCGTGGCTTTAAGCAGTTTTCATTTGCGACCTACATCTGTAACACCCGTGATAAGCAAATCGGCTTAACGCTGAGAGATTTAAATTTAGAAAAACAAAAAGCATTTATTCAATGCACATTCTCACGCGCAGATGCTTGGCTTGATTGGCAAGAAAACTTTAAACACGATAAACCTTCATACAGTTTTTCGAAAGTGTTTTATACTAGCCTCAGAGGCTTTAAGAATTTGATTTTCCACGCACCAAGTGAGTTGAGACCCTTGATTAATTTTATAACGAAGGTACTACACTTTGTCGTGTCTTTATTACCTAAAAAACCAACAAAAGTATTTACACCATCATGA
- the bcsE gene encoding cellulose biosynthesis protein BcsE, whose translation MPYLNITGLMTAYSVLKRSANYALLAPLDNQLLELARHVFANNKGSVFLLSEQVDMFFNGEQGDVFHQLFEQGHLYPFRLHYDSILAKKSHFSRRVINELKHYDELKDSTVVVHLHSERISTLDEVQLTKTISYYRELAISQSATVIFLISGAEVNSVRRQFLGINTLFDGMIFMTQEASIRTLEYDYWSHSEGVIAVKSVNLQLLNKQLSVFESDLDAHTDKRSMHQELDEDEVWVVRSAVPQGTKLPALYKVVEDNDALYKTALTRKAATLVFSVTRYTDLSALAQECFLLRKQCGRKLKLVIQNVDGIIRHQDECLFLALGVNLILYSFSEPSRLLSQIQSIQGFQFSRPLPDSIDDVLKYSESVLSKGYLPILRFAEQVSKHSDSAANLGVSGVLVMLQLLPRIEAIHPLHLFHVKREGDLFSYADGYIYLYLHACREHDVESAIKHLFKLQVSDFFTSKNIIADHFYIQQECRRIQRDYNQQEVPDYTEQLKENVSYIFDAKAADITNLNTETPEFKKIIRPISTPVSVEFKSDER comes from the coding sequence GTGCCTTATTTAAATATAACAGGGTTAATGACGGCCTATTCGGTGTTAAAACGCAGTGCAAATTATGCACTACTGGCACCGTTAGACAATCAGTTATTAGAGCTAGCTAGGCATGTTTTTGCTAATAACAAAGGCTCTGTATTCTTACTCTCAGAACAGGTTGATATGTTCTTTAATGGTGAGCAAGGTGATGTTTTTCATCAGCTATTTGAACAAGGTCACTTATACCCATTTCGTTTACATTATGATTCAATTTTAGCAAAAAAATCACATTTTTCACGCAGGGTGATTAATGAGCTAAAACACTATGACGAGCTTAAAGATAGTACCGTCGTTGTGCATTTGCATAGTGAACGGATTTCAACCCTTGACGAAGTGCAGTTAACCAAAACAATAAGTTATTATCGTGAACTTGCAATATCTCAAAGTGCAACTGTCATTTTTTTAATTTCGGGTGCTGAAGTAAATAGTGTGCGACGACAGTTTTTAGGTATTAATACACTTTTTGATGGCATGATTTTTATGACCCAAGAAGCCTCAATTCGTACCTTAGAATATGATTATTGGAGTCACAGCGAAGGAGTTATTGCTGTTAAAAGTGTTAATTTACAGCTGCTTAATAAGCAATTATCGGTATTTGAGAGTGATTTAGACGCGCACACAGACAAACGTTCAATGCATCAGGAGCTAGATGAAGATGAAGTTTGGGTGGTACGAAGCGCGGTACCACAAGGCACTAAACTTCCTGCTCTTTACAAGGTGGTTGAAGATAACGATGCGCTATATAAAACTGCGCTGACTCGAAAAGCTGCCACGCTCGTTTTTTCAGTTACACGCTACACTGACTTATCAGCTTTAGCACAAGAGTGTTTTTTGCTTCGTAAACAATGTGGACGCAAATTAAAATTAGTTATTCAAAATGTAGATGGCATTATTCGTCATCAAGATGAATGCTTGTTTTTAGCCTTGGGTGTGAACCTGATTTTGTATAGTTTTTCGGAGCCATCTAGGCTGTTATCTCAAATTCAGTCTATTCAGGGGTTTCAATTCTCAAGGCCTTTACCCGATTCAATTGATGATGTATTAAAATACAGTGAAAGCGTATTAAGCAAAGGGTATTTACCTATTCTGCGTTTTGCAGAGCAAGTGTCAAAACACAGTGATTCAGCAGCGAACCTGGGGGTTAGTGGGGTGTTGGTCATGTTGCAGCTTTTACCGCGGATTGAAGCGATTCACCCATTGCATTTGTTTCATGTAAAACGAGAGGGGGATCTATTTAGTTATGCCGATGGCTATATCTATTTATATTTGCATGCGTGCCGTGAGCATGATGTTGAAAGTGCGATTAAACATTTGTTTAAATTACAAGTGAGTGATTTTTTTACATCGAAAAATATTATTGCTGATCACTTTTACATACAGCAAGAGTGTCGACGAATTCAACGTGACTACAATCAACAGGAAGTACCAGACTACACAGAGCAATTAAAGGAAAATGTTAGCTATATTTTCGATGCCAAAGCGGCCGACATTACTAATTTAAACACTGAAACCCCTGAATTTAAAAAAATCATTAGACCGATATCAACACCTGTTTCGGTTGAATTTAAAAGTGATGAGAGATGA
- a CDS encoding OmpW/AlkL family protein, which yields MKTKLSIALLTSLLALSPVANANLSVNVGAINVNPDNDSSKINEAPTLGLRGDDNTQLGLTIDYAFDDNWVLELVAATPFSHDIQGTGGLAGNKIADIKQLPPSLIAQYHFLDSTYKFRPFIGVGINYTTFFDEQPSAALKATLGTDDVEVKLDDSFGFAAQAGFNYMMSENWGLHGMVALIDIDTDATVYANGAKALTSTVEIDPVVAMFGVKYKF from the coding sequence ATGAAAACTAAATTAAGCATTGCATTACTGACTTCATTATTAGCACTCTCTCCTGTTGCAAACGCAAATTTAAGCGTTAATGTGGGTGCGATTAATGTAAACCCAGATAACGACAGCTCAAAAATCAACGAAGCACCAACATTAGGTTTACGTGGCGATGATAATACACAATTAGGCCTTACCATCGACTATGCATTTGATGATAATTGGGTACTTGAATTAGTTGCTGCAACACCATTTAGTCACGACATCCAAGGTACTGGCGGTCTTGCTGGTAACAAAATTGCAGACATCAAGCAGCTACCACCTTCTTTAATTGCGCAGTACCACTTTTTGGACTCAACTTATAAGTTCCGCCCATTTATTGGTGTAGGTATTAACTATACGACTTTCTTTGATGAGCAACCATCAGCAGCTTTAAAAGCAACGCTAGGTACTGATGATGTTGAAGTGAAACTAGACGACTCATTTGGTTTTGCAGCTCAAGCGGGCTTCAACTACATGATGAGCGAGAATTGGGGTCTACATGGCATGGTTGCATTAATTGATATTGATACAGATGCAACTGTTTATGCTAATGGCGCAAAAGCTCTTACATCAACTGTCGAAATCGACCCTGTTGTAGCTATGTTTGGCGTTAAATACAAATTCTAA